One window of Medicago truncatula cultivar Jemalong A17 chromosome 2, MtrunA17r5.0-ANR, whole genome shotgun sequence genomic DNA carries:
- the LOC11422330 gene encoding cyprosin produces MSLKYMLVVTCLWIWSLSLAYTISNDNLMRISLKKRNLDIQSLNTSRIKKVIHERDLESVDTNYGSKDVVYLKNYFDVQYYGEIGIGSPPQYFNVVFDTGSSNLWVPSSRCIFSIACYFHSKYRSGISSTYNEIGVPCEIPYDEGYIYGFFSQDNVKVGDINVKDQEFCEITREGNFALLALPFDGILGLGFQDVSVGKVTPVWYNMIEQGHISDKVFSLWFNKDPMAEVGGEIVFGGVDKRHFRGDHTYFPISQKGYWQIEVGDILLANNTTGLCEGGCAAIVDSGTSLIAGPTGVVTQINHVIGTEGYVSYECKNIVHNYGNLIWESLISGLNPEILCADIRLCSDNGFQRMNDVIETVVHNESRDGSPLKESLFCSFCNMVVLWMQVQIKQSNVKEKVLKYVDELCEKLPNPVGQSFINCSSVSDMPHITFTFGNKLFPLSPEQYVLRVESDDEDCSPVCYSGFVALDVPSPQGPLWVVGDIFLQAYHTVFDYANLRIGFAEST; encoded by the exons ATGAGTTTGAAGTACATGCTGGTTGTTACATGTCTTTGGATTTGGTCTCTATCTTTGGCTTATACAATTTCTAATGATAACTTGATGAGAATTAGTCTAAAGAAGAGGAATTTAGATATTCAAAGTCTTAACACTTCAAGAATTAAAAAGGTAATTCATGAAAGAGATTTAGAGAGTGTTGATACAAATTATGGCTCAAAAGATGTTGTATATCTTAAGAATTACTTTGATGTACAATATTATGGGGAAATTGGTATTGGTTCACCACCACAGTATTTCAATGTTGTGTTTGACACTGGTAGCTCTAATCTTTGGGTTCCATCTTCCAGATGCATCTTCTCG ATTGCTTGCTATTTTCATTCGAAGTATAGGTCGGGGATATCTAGCACCTATAACGAAATTG GAGTACCTTGCGAAATCCCGTATGACGAAGGATACATTTATGGATTCTTCAGCCAAGACAATGTAAAAGTTGGGGATATAAATGTCAAAGATCAA GAATTTTGTGAGATTACAAGGGAAGGAAATTTTGCACTTTTAGCTCTTCCATTTGATGGTATACTTGGACTTGGATTTCAGGATGTTTCAGTTGGGAAAGTCACACCAGTGTG GTATAATATGATAGAACAAGGGCATATTTCGGACAAAGTTTTCTCCCTATGGTTTAACAAGGATCCAATGGCAGAAGTAGGGGGTGAGATTGTCTTTGGTGGTGTGGACAAGAGGCATTTTAGAGGTGACCACACTTACTTTCCGATTTCTCAAAAGGGTTATTGGCAG ATTGAAGTGGGAGATATTCTACTTGCAAATAATACAACAG GTTTATGTGAGGGTGGCTGTGCTGCAATAGTGGACTCAGGGACTTCTTTAATTGCTGGTCCAACT GGTGTTGTGACTCAAATTAACCATGTCATTGGAACAGAAGGATATGTTAGTTATGAATGCAAAAACATTGTCCACAACTACGGAAATTTGATATGGGAATCATTGATTTCAGGG TTAAATCCTGAAATCTTATGTGCTGACATTAGACTTTGTTCAGATAATGGATTTCAAAGAATGAA CGATGTTATTGAAACAGTGGTGCATAATGAAAGTCGGGATGGATCACCATTAAAAGAGAGTCTCTTTTGTAGTTTTTGCAATATGGTTGTCCTTTGGATGCAAGTTCAGATTAAGCAAAGCAATGTAAAggaaaaagtattaaaatatgTCGATGAG CTGTGCGAGAAGCTTCCAAATCCGGTTGGACAATCATTTATAAACTGCAGTAGTGTCTCGGATATGCCACACATTACATTCACATTTGGAAACAAGTTGTTTCCTCTCTCTCCAGAACAG TATGTTCTTAGAGTTGAATCAGACGATGAAGATTGTTCTCCTGTGTGCTATAGCGGTTTTGTTGCTCTTGATGTGCCTTCCCCGCAGGGTCCCCTCTG GGTTGTTGGAGATATTTTCTTGCAGGCATATCATACGGTGTTTGACTACGCCAATCTCCGCATAGGATTTGCAGAATCTACATAG